The proteins below are encoded in one region of Saccopteryx leptura isolate mSacLep1 chromosome 1, mSacLep1_pri_phased_curated, whole genome shotgun sequence:
- the RPS6KA4 gene encoding ribosomal protein S6 kinase alpha-4 isoform X1 — MGDEDEEEGCAVELRITEANLTGHEEKVSVENFELLKVLGTGAYGKVFLVRKVGGHDSGKLYAMKVLRKAALVQRAKTREHTRTERSVLELVRQAPFLVTLHYAFQTDAKLHLILDYVNGGEMFTHLYQRQHFKEVEVRVYGGEIVLALEHLHKLGIIYRDLKLENVLLDCEGHIVLTDFGLSKEFLTEEKERTFSFCGTIEYMAPEIIRSKSGHGKAVDWWSLGILIFELLTGASPFTLEGSRNTQAEVSRRILKCSPPFPPRIGPVAQDLLQRLLCKDPKKRLGAGPQGAQEVKNHPFFQGLDWAALAARKIPAPFRPQIRSELDVSNFAEEFTRLEPVYSPAGSPPSGDSRIFQGYSFVAPSILFDHNNAVMTDVLEAPGAGDRPGRAAVARSAMMQESPFFQQYELDLREPALGQGSFSVCRLCRQRQGGQEFAVKILSRRLEANTQREVAALRLCQLHPNVVKLHEVHQDQLHTYLVLELLRGGELLEHIRKKRHFSESEASQILRSLVSAVSFMHEEAGVVHRDLKPENILYADDTPGAPVKIIDFGFARLRPQSPAGPMQTPCFTLQYAAPELLAQQGYDESCDLWSLGVILYMMLSGQVPFQGASGQGGHSQAAEIMRKIREGRFSLDGEAWQSVSEEAKELVRGLLTVDPAKRLKLQGLRDSSWLQDGSARSSPPLRTPDVLESSGPAVRSGVNATFMAFNRGKREGFFLKSVENAPLAKRRKQKLRSAATSRRVSPAPAAPGRAPATKGAPRRANGPLPSS, encoded by the exons ATGGGGGACGAGGACGAGGAGGAAGGCTGCGCAGTGGAGCTGCGGATCACAGAAG CCAACTTGACCGGGCATGAAGAGAAGGTGAGCGTGGAGAACTTCGAACTGCTCAAGGTGCTGGGCACGGGAG CCTACGGGAAGGTGTTCCTGGTGCGGAAGGTGGGCGGGCATGACTCGGGGAAGCTGTATGCCATGAAGGTGCTGCGCAAGGCAGCCCTGGTGCAGCGCGCCAAGACGCGGGAGCACACGCGCACGGAGCGCTCGGTGCTGGAGCTGGTGCGCCAGGCGCCCTTCCTGGTCACGCTGCACTATGCCTTCCAGACGGATGCCAAGCTGCACCTCATCCTGG ATTACGTGAATGGCGGCGAGATGTTCACCCACCTCTACCAGCGCCAGCAtttcaaggaggtggaggtgCGCGTATATGGAGGCGAGATCGTGCTGGCTCTGGAACACCTGCACAAG CTGGGCATCATCTATCGCGACCTGAAGCTGGAGAACGTGCTGCTCGACTGCGAGGGCCACATTGTCCTCACGGACTTCGGGCTTAGCAAGGAGTTCCTGACAGAGGAG AAAGAGCGGACCTTCTCCTTCTGTGGCACTATTGAGTACATGGCCCCTGAAATCATCCGCAGCAAGTCGGGGCATGGCAAG GCTGTGGACTGGTGGAGCCTGGGCATCCTGATCTTTGAGCTGCTGACGGGGGCCTCGCCCTTCACGCTAGAGGGCTCACGAAACACTCAGGCAGAGGTGTCCCG ACGGATCCTGAAgtgctcccctcccttcccccctcggATTGGGCCTGTGGCGCAGGACCTGCTGCAGCGGCTACTTTGCAAGGACCCCAAGAAGCGGCTGGGTGCGGGGCCCCAGGGGGCACAGGAAGTGAAGAACCACCCCTTCTTCCAG GGTCTCGACTGGGCTGCTTTGGCTGCCAGGAAGATTCCAGCTCCCTTCCGACCCCAGATCCGCTCAGAGCTGGACGTGAGCAACTTTGCAGAAGAGTTTACTCGGCTGGAGCCTGTCTACTCACCCGCAGGCAGCCCCCCATCTGGGGACTCTCGCATCTTCCAG GGATACTCCTTTGTGGCGCCGTCCATCCTGTTTGACCACAATAACGCTGTGATGACTGATGTGCTAGAAGCACCTGGTGCTGGAGACCGGCCAGGCCGGGCAGCGGTGGCCAGGAGCGCCATGATGCAG GAGTCACCCTTCTTCCAGCAGTACGAGCTGGATTTGCGGGAGCCTGCGCTGGGCCAGGGCAGCTTCTCTGTGTGTCGCCTTTGCCGCCAGCGCCAGGGTGGGCAGGAGTTCGCGGTCAAGATCCTCAGCCGCAG GCTGGAGGCGAACACTCAGCGCGAAGTGGCCGCCCTGCGGCTGTGCCAGTTGCACCCCAACGTGGTGAAGCTGCATGAGGTTCATCAAGACCAG CTGCACACCTACCTGGTCCTGGAGCTTTTGCGGGGCGGGGAGTTGCTGGAGCACATCCGCAAGAAGCGGCACTTCAGCGAGTCCGAGGCCAGCCAGATCCTGCGGAGCCTTGTGTCGGCCGTGAGCTTCATGCACGAGGAGGCCGGCGTGGTGCACCGGGACCTCAAGCCCGAG AACATCCTGTATGCCGACGACACTCCCGGAGCCCCGGTGAAGATCATCGACTTCGGGTTCGCGCGGCTGCGCCCACAGAGCCCCGCGGGGCCCATGCAGACGCCCTGCTTCACGTTGCAGTATGCAGCCCCCGAGCTGCTGGCTCAGCAGGGCTACGACGAGTCCTGCGACCTCTGGAGCCTCGGAGTCATTCTG tacaTGATGCTGTCGGGGCAGGTCCCCTTCCAGGGGGCCTCAGGCCAGGGCGGGCACAGCCAGGCGGCCGAGATCATGCGCAAGATCCGCGAGGGGCGTTTCTCCCTTGACGGGGAAGCCTGGCAGAGCGTGTCTGAGGAAGCCAAGGAGCTGGTCCGAG gGCTCCTGACCGTGGACCCCGCCAAGCGGCTCAAGCTCCAGGGCCTGCGGGACAGCTCCTGGCTGCAGGACGGCAGCGCACGCTCCTCGCCCCCGCTCCGGACACCGGATGTGCTGGAGTCCTCTGGGCCGGCTGTGCGCTCTGGGGTCAACGCCACCTTCATG GCGTTCAACCGGGGCAAGCGCGAGGGCTTCTTCTTGAAGAGCGTGGAGAATGCACCCCTGGCCAAGCGGCGGAAACAGAAACTGCGGAGCGCCGCCACCTCCCGCCGCGTGTCCCCTGCACCGGCTGCCCCTGGCCGGGCCCCAGCCACCAAGGGGGCCCCGCGCAGAGCCAACgggcccctgccctcctcctag
- the RPS6KA4 gene encoding ribosomal protein S6 kinase alpha-4 isoform X2, translating to MKVLRKAALVQRAKTREHTRTERSVLELVRQAPFLVTLHYAFQTDAKLHLILDYVNGGEMFTHLYQRQHFKEVEVRVYGGEIVLALEHLHKLGIIYRDLKLENVLLDCEGHIVLTDFGLSKEFLTEEKERTFSFCGTIEYMAPEIIRSKSGHGKAVDWWSLGILIFELLTGASPFTLEGSRNTQAEVSRRILKCSPPFPPRIGPVAQDLLQRLLCKDPKKRLGAGPQGAQEVKNHPFFQGLDWAALAARKIPAPFRPQIRSELDVSNFAEEFTRLEPVYSPAGSPPSGDSRIFQGYSFVAPSILFDHNNAVMTDVLEAPGAGDRPGRAAVARSAMMQESPFFQQYELDLREPALGQGSFSVCRLCRQRQGGQEFAVKILSRRLEANTQREVAALRLCQLHPNVVKLHEVHQDQLHTYLVLELLRGGELLEHIRKKRHFSESEASQILRSLVSAVSFMHEEAGVVHRDLKPENILYADDTPGAPVKIIDFGFARLRPQSPAGPMQTPCFTLQYAAPELLAQQGYDESCDLWSLGVILYMMLSGQVPFQGASGQGGHSQAAEIMRKIREGRFSLDGEAWQSVSEEAKELVRGLLTVDPAKRLKLQGLRDSSWLQDGSARSSPPLRTPDVLESSGPAVRSGVNATFMAFNRGKREGFFLKSVENAPLAKRRKQKLRSAATSRRVSPAPAAPGRAPATKGAPRRANGPLPSS from the exons ATGAAGGTGCTGCGCAAGGCAGCCCTGGTGCAGCGCGCCAAGACGCGGGAGCACACGCGCACGGAGCGCTCGGTGCTGGAGCTGGTGCGCCAGGCGCCCTTCCTGGTCACGCTGCACTATGCCTTCCAGACGGATGCCAAGCTGCACCTCATCCTGG ATTACGTGAATGGCGGCGAGATGTTCACCCACCTCTACCAGCGCCAGCAtttcaaggaggtggaggtgCGCGTATATGGAGGCGAGATCGTGCTGGCTCTGGAACACCTGCACAAG CTGGGCATCATCTATCGCGACCTGAAGCTGGAGAACGTGCTGCTCGACTGCGAGGGCCACATTGTCCTCACGGACTTCGGGCTTAGCAAGGAGTTCCTGACAGAGGAG AAAGAGCGGACCTTCTCCTTCTGTGGCACTATTGAGTACATGGCCCCTGAAATCATCCGCAGCAAGTCGGGGCATGGCAAG GCTGTGGACTGGTGGAGCCTGGGCATCCTGATCTTTGAGCTGCTGACGGGGGCCTCGCCCTTCACGCTAGAGGGCTCACGAAACACTCAGGCAGAGGTGTCCCG ACGGATCCTGAAgtgctcccctcccttcccccctcggATTGGGCCTGTGGCGCAGGACCTGCTGCAGCGGCTACTTTGCAAGGACCCCAAGAAGCGGCTGGGTGCGGGGCCCCAGGGGGCACAGGAAGTGAAGAACCACCCCTTCTTCCAG GGTCTCGACTGGGCTGCTTTGGCTGCCAGGAAGATTCCAGCTCCCTTCCGACCCCAGATCCGCTCAGAGCTGGACGTGAGCAACTTTGCAGAAGAGTTTACTCGGCTGGAGCCTGTCTACTCACCCGCAGGCAGCCCCCCATCTGGGGACTCTCGCATCTTCCAG GGATACTCCTTTGTGGCGCCGTCCATCCTGTTTGACCACAATAACGCTGTGATGACTGATGTGCTAGAAGCACCTGGTGCTGGAGACCGGCCAGGCCGGGCAGCGGTGGCCAGGAGCGCCATGATGCAG GAGTCACCCTTCTTCCAGCAGTACGAGCTGGATTTGCGGGAGCCTGCGCTGGGCCAGGGCAGCTTCTCTGTGTGTCGCCTTTGCCGCCAGCGCCAGGGTGGGCAGGAGTTCGCGGTCAAGATCCTCAGCCGCAG GCTGGAGGCGAACACTCAGCGCGAAGTGGCCGCCCTGCGGCTGTGCCAGTTGCACCCCAACGTGGTGAAGCTGCATGAGGTTCATCAAGACCAG CTGCACACCTACCTGGTCCTGGAGCTTTTGCGGGGCGGGGAGTTGCTGGAGCACATCCGCAAGAAGCGGCACTTCAGCGAGTCCGAGGCCAGCCAGATCCTGCGGAGCCTTGTGTCGGCCGTGAGCTTCATGCACGAGGAGGCCGGCGTGGTGCACCGGGACCTCAAGCCCGAG AACATCCTGTATGCCGACGACACTCCCGGAGCCCCGGTGAAGATCATCGACTTCGGGTTCGCGCGGCTGCGCCCACAGAGCCCCGCGGGGCCCATGCAGACGCCCTGCTTCACGTTGCAGTATGCAGCCCCCGAGCTGCTGGCTCAGCAGGGCTACGACGAGTCCTGCGACCTCTGGAGCCTCGGAGTCATTCTG tacaTGATGCTGTCGGGGCAGGTCCCCTTCCAGGGGGCCTCAGGCCAGGGCGGGCACAGCCAGGCGGCCGAGATCATGCGCAAGATCCGCGAGGGGCGTTTCTCCCTTGACGGGGAAGCCTGGCAGAGCGTGTCTGAGGAAGCCAAGGAGCTGGTCCGAG gGCTCCTGACCGTGGACCCCGCCAAGCGGCTCAAGCTCCAGGGCCTGCGGGACAGCTCCTGGCTGCAGGACGGCAGCGCACGCTCCTCGCCCCCGCTCCGGACACCGGATGTGCTGGAGTCCTCTGGGCCGGCTGTGCGCTCTGGGGTCAACGCCACCTTCATG GCGTTCAACCGGGGCAAGCGCGAGGGCTTCTTCTTGAAGAGCGTGGAGAATGCACCCCTGGCCAAGCGGCGGAAACAGAAACTGCGGAGCGCCGCCACCTCCCGCCGCGTGTCCCCTGCACCGGCTGCCCCTGGCCGGGCCCCAGCCACCAAGGGGGCCCCGCGCAGAGCCAACgggcccctgccctcctcctag